One part of the Mariniblastus fucicola genome encodes these proteins:
- a CDS encoding efflux RND transporter permease subunit, giving the protein MDIIKFSIENPVKAAVGVILVLLFGVIALANIPVQLTPDVDRPVVTVRTNWAGRSPEEIEKSIIIEQEEKLKSVQGLWKMTSVASLGSARVTLEFNVGASPERILQEVSNKIDEVPEYPEDVDRPIIDVADTSGDNAIAYLLLQAKDPDFEVATFYDYADRFLNPSLERVDGVAEIEIKGGRQHQVQVRFDPRALARRSITISELNNALRLDNVNASAGDMANNRQDIRFRVLGQYDSLEPLRDTIIKYDDMGSPVRVSDVAKVELVLEKSIHFDQSKGKTSMTIFVKRKTGSNVLDIIEQVKKVVDEMNAEGGVLRSFKNDRYGLRLRMAFDDSDYIYSAIGLVRSNLWIGGGLAVLVLLLFLRSFRSTLIIAVSIPISVVGTFVVMWFAGRNLNVISLAGLSFAVGMVVDNAIVVLENIDRHLKRGATPRRAAYSGTREVWGAILASTLTTIAVFAPVLTIQDEAGQLFYDLILAICAAVALSFVVSIAVIPAAAAIFLRPSENSAADRAQADGANRPAYGIFGIAKLFGWIGDRWAALIYLLTFRSLSSAWLRIVIVAVTMVMAISISMLLMLPASYLPNGTKNFTFCRMSTPAGYSVMENFYVGQRIEEELKPFWSAKSSEEASKYGPAVDKRTGKEFYDIPALKEFFFVVARGSVFMIGISDDPNNVEPIAAVFNRAFDIIPGSKGVTSQASIFGRGSGSSNAVDIEVSSNDLVRLKSACSYLERQLQAQFSMFSVRSSPDNFDESGPERQLRIKQEVAKRLNINVSDLATSARSMIDGTFVGDFDFEGDNIDLILIRDPSVEISPEEIAGLPIAVKEADGSVAVVPLEQIADFVLTEASQEIRRVEQQRAISLTVSPPNDVALEEAQATILEIVDQARADGYLGSDTFVSLSGNADRLSEVRASLMGRWSGWNWSSIGSVALSRFFLALVITYLLMTALFEHFLYPLVIMFTVPLATVGGFIGLWLVRQSDPTQQLDVLTMLGFVILVGVVVNNAILIVHQALNNMRGEATDADGDLSESVAPMPAREAIRESVRTRMRPIFMTTCTSVFGMLPLVLAPGSGSELYRGLGAIVVGGLVFSTIFTLLAIPLLFSLMLDAQEWWKSLASNAGTRSETPV; this is encoded by the coding sequence ATGGACATCATAAAATTCAGCATCGAAAACCCGGTTAAGGCTGCCGTCGGTGTGATCCTTGTCCTTCTGTTTGGCGTTATTGCGTTGGCGAACATTCCGGTCCAGCTGACTCCTGATGTCGATCGGCCAGTCGTTACGGTGCGGACAAACTGGGCGGGACGCAGTCCGGAAGAGATCGAAAAATCGATCATCATCGAACAGGAAGAGAAACTGAAATCAGTCCAGGGGCTCTGGAAGATGACTTCGGTCGCCAGCCTTGGCAGTGCCAGAGTTACGCTGGAGTTCAACGTGGGTGCTTCGCCGGAGCGAATCCTGCAGGAAGTCTCCAACAAGATCGATGAGGTCCCAGAGTATCCGGAAGATGTCGACAGGCCGATCATCGACGTGGCAGATACTTCTGGCGACAACGCGATCGCATATCTGCTGCTGCAAGCCAAAGACCCTGATTTTGAAGTGGCGACATTTTATGACTATGCCGACCGCTTTCTCAATCCCAGCCTGGAACGGGTGGACGGGGTGGCAGAGATTGAAATCAAAGGCGGCCGCCAACATCAAGTCCAGGTTCGGTTTGACCCCAGGGCTTTGGCTCGACGCAGCATCACGATCTCCGAGTTGAACAACGCTTTGCGACTGGACAACGTTAACGCTTCGGCTGGCGACATGGCCAACAATCGGCAAGACATTCGCTTTCGAGTCCTGGGTCAGTACGACTCGCTGGAACCACTTCGCGATACGATCATCAAGTACGACGACATGGGTAGCCCGGTCCGTGTTTCTGATGTGGCGAAGGTTGAGCTCGTTCTGGAAAAGTCGATTCACTTCGACCAATCCAAAGGCAAGACGTCGATGACCATTTTTGTCAAACGTAAGACCGGCAGTAACGTGCTGGACATCATTGAACAGGTCAAGAAAGTCGTCGATGAGATGAACGCAGAAGGTGGCGTTCTGCGCAGCTTCAAAAACGATCGTTATGGACTTCGGTTGCGAATGGCGTTTGACGATTCAGATTACATCTACAGCGCCATCGGTCTGGTCCGATCCAATTTGTGGATCGGCGGCGGATTGGCCGTCCTGGTATTGTTGCTGTTTCTGCGCAGTTTCAGGTCCACACTAATCATTGCGGTTTCGATTCCGATTTCGGTCGTTGGCACGTTTGTGGTGATGTGGTTCGCCGGCCGAAACCTGAACGTCATCTCGTTGGCGGGGCTCAGTTTTGCCGTCGGGATGGTCGTGGACAACGCCATTGTCGTGCTGGAAAACATCGACCGACATCTGAAGCGCGGTGCCACTCCGCGTCGTGCTGCCTACTCGGGAACGCGTGAGGTCTGGGGTGCGATTCTGGCGTCGACGCTGACAACGATCGCCGTCTTCGCGCCGGTTCTGACGATTCAGGACGAAGCAGGCCAACTGTTCTACGACCTGATTTTGGCGATCTGTGCTGCGGTTGCGTTATCGTTCGTCGTTTCGATTGCCGTCATCCCGGCAGCCGCTGCAATTTTCTTGCGGCCTTCAGAAAACAGTGCAGCCGATCGCGCCCAGGCTGACGGAGCGAACCGACCTGCCTACGGGATTTTCGGGATCGCGAAATTGTTTGGTTGGATCGGTGATCGTTGGGCGGCGCTGATCTATCTGTTGACGTTCCGAAGTCTTTCCAGTGCGTGGCTTCGAATCGTGATCGTCGCTGTTACGATGGTTATGGCGATCTCGATCAGCATGCTGTTGATGCTGCCTGCCAGCTACTTACCCAACGGGACCAAGAATTTCACCTTCTGTCGCATGTCGACTCCCGCCGGATATTCGGTGATGGAAAACTTCTATGTCGGGCAGCGGATTGAGGAAGAGCTAAAGCCGTTTTGGAGCGCGAAGAGTTCTGAGGAGGCATCGAAGTACGGACCGGCGGTCGACAAGCGTACCGGGAAAGAGTTTTACGACATTCCGGCGTTGAAAGAGTTCTTTTTTGTCGTCGCTCGCGGCAGTGTTTTCATGATCGGCATCAGCGATGACCCGAACAACGTTGAGCCAATCGCGGCCGTCTTCAACAGGGCATTCGACATCATCCCCGGCAGCAAAGGCGTCACGTCGCAAGCTTCCATTTTCGGGAGAGGATCGGGAAGTTCCAATGCGGTCGACATCGAAGTCAGCAGCAACGATCTGGTGCGACTGAAGTCTGCGTGTTCGTATTTGGAACGTCAACTACAGGCACAGTTTTCAATGTTCTCAGTGCGATCCTCGCCTGACAACTTCGATGAATCGGGACCGGAACGACAACTCCGCATCAAGCAGGAGGTGGCCAAGCGTTTGAACATCAACGTCAGCGATCTGGCAACGTCGGCTCGTTCGATGATCGACGGAACGTTTGTCGGCGACTTTGATTTTGAAGGTGACAACATCGACCTGATTCTCATCCGTGATCCATCGGTCGAAATTTCGCCAGAAGAAATCGCCGGTTTGCCCATCGCCGTGAAGGAAGCAGACGGCTCGGTTGCAGTCGTGCCTCTGGAACAGATTGCGGACTTTGTCCTGACCGAGGCCTCTCAGGAGATTCGCCGAGTCGAACAGCAGCGAGCGATTTCATTGACCGTGTCGCCTCCCAACGACGTCGCGCTGGAGGAAGCTCAGGCCACGATTCTGGAGATCGTCGATCAGGCGAGAGCCGATGGTTATTTGGGCAGTGATACGTTTGTTTCACTCTCTGGCAATGCGGATCGACTTTCGGAAGTCCGGGCTTCACTGATGGGGCGATGGAGCGGTTGGAACTGGAGTTCGATTGGCAGCGTCGCGTTGAGCCGATTCTTTCTGGCTCTGGTCATCACCTATCTTTTGATGACCGCGTTGTTTGAGCACTTTCTGTATCCGCTGGTGATCATGTTCACCGTTCCACTGGCAACCGTCGGAGGCTTCATCGGATTGTGGCTGGTCCGCCAAAGTGATCCTACTCAGCAGCTGGATGTGTTGACGATGTTGGGTTTCGTGATCCTGGTCGGCGTGGTCGTCAACAACGCGATCTTGATTGTGCATCAGGCACTCAACAACATGCGCGGCGAAGCAACGGATGCCGATGGCGATTTGTCAGAATCTGTAGCCCCGATGCCGGCCAGAGAAGCAATTCGCGAATCGGTCAGGACGAGAATGCGTCCGATTTTCATGACCACCTGCACCAGCGTATTCGGAATGTTGCCTCTCGTCCTGGCACCCGGTTCTGGCAGCGAGCTCTATCGCGGTCTGGGCGCGATCGTCGTCGGTGGACTGGTGTTCTCAACGATCTTCACACTGCTGGCGATTCCACTGCTGTTCAGCTTGATGCTGGACGCTCAAGAGTGGTGGAAGTCACTTGCATCGAACGCCGGCACGCGATCAGAAACCCCAGTTTAG
- a CDS encoding efflux RND transporter periplasmic adaptor subunit: protein MNSITSSSQREIALKNRFWTSLLSASLTAFLLGGIATYFGTGLLNPNAAANAGSPDKKPVKKSGPQAQLVRVGTIERKSITPERALIGDLVAVRRATIATEVAGKIIEFSVDEGSKVIGGETLLARIDNTWTKLNESKIASQIAEKKATLAFEMKDLLRYNELLRSSAVSSSEVELKRATIESLEASIGQLVVLQNEARERNARLEIYAPFDGSVVAKHAEVGEYVSVGSPVVEIVSSGRIDAQIMVPEDSLPFIAVDDAIDLIVDSLGLRIQGHVFSINAQGAMGSRTFPVRIQLDDQGGKLLPGMGVSAMVPMKKESTEILVPRDAVLMKPDESNVWILESATSAEIGDPNSNADNQETKTVWQARPVPVHVLSHTRDSYAIACARESDVERLTPGVQVVTEGLERLIPGATVRIDPDRSPLKAVPGAYRTGQQVSGR, encoded by the coding sequence ATGAATTCGATCACGTCCAGCTCTCAACGAGAGATTGCTCTGAAGAACAGGTTCTGGACCTCACTTCTATCTGCATCCCTGACGGCGTTTCTCCTGGGAGGCATCGCAACCTACTTCGGCACAGGCCTGCTGAACCCGAACGCGGCCGCAAACGCCGGCAGCCCCGACAAGAAGCCGGTCAAAAAGTCCGGGCCGCAGGCCCAACTGGTTCGCGTTGGCACCATCGAACGAAAATCGATCACTCCAGAACGGGCTCTGATTGGAGATCTGGTTGCGGTGCGTCGCGCGACGATTGCTACGGAAGTCGCCGGCAAGATCATTGAGTTCTCTGTGGACGAAGGATCAAAAGTCATCGGCGGCGAAACGCTGCTGGCGCGAATCGACAATACCTGGACGAAGCTCAACGAAAGCAAAATCGCTTCCCAAATCGCCGAGAAGAAAGCGACGTTGGCTTTTGAAATGAAAGACCTTCTTCGCTACAACGAACTGCTCCGCAGCAGCGCGGTTTCTTCCAGCGAAGTCGAACTGAAGCGGGCGACGATTGAAAGTCTGGAGGCTTCGATCGGGCAGTTGGTGGTGCTGCAGAACGAAGCCCGGGAACGCAATGCGCGTCTGGAAATCTACGCTCCGTTCGACGGCAGTGTTGTTGCCAAACATGCGGAAGTCGGCGAGTACGTTTCGGTTGGCAGTCCGGTCGTTGAGATCGTTTCCAGTGGTCGAATCGACGCACAGATCATGGTGCCTGAAGACTCACTGCCGTTCATCGCGGTCGACGACGCGATTGATTTGATCGTCGACAGTTTGGGGCTGAGAATCCAGGGCCATGTGTTTTCCATCAACGCACAGGGAGCCATGGGCAGCCGAACGTTTCCGGTACGAATTCAATTGGACGATCAAGGTGGCAAGTTGCTGCCGGGAATGGGCGTCAGCGCGATGGTGCCAATGAAGAAAGAGTCAACAGAAATCCTGGTTCCACGCGACGCCGTGCTGATGAAGCCTGACGAGTCGAACGTCTGGATTCTGGAGTCCGCTACATCTGCTGAAATCGGCGATCCTAACTCAAACGCTGACAACCAGGAAACGAAAACGGTATGGCAGGCTCGGCCGGTTCCGGTTCACGTTCTGTCGCACACACGCGATTCCTACGCGATTGCGTGTGCACGCGAATCGGACGTCGAGAGGTTGACACCTGGAGTTCAGGTCGTGACCGAAGGGCTGGAACGCTTGATTCCCGGTGCGACGGTTCGCATCGATCCGGATCGCTCACCGTTAAAGGCAGTGCCTGGCGCGTACCGTACCGGGCAACAGGTTTCCGGGCGTTGA
- a CDS encoding arylsulfatase, whose translation MTNRRSANISAIVFALLFAGIAALSLNAAPTKQPFNEDENEPITQVRETGVVANADPLVGKTKSRQPNIIYINTDDWGIGKVPCYKLDDASMKIIKTPNLDRLAANGMRFTRAYAGNAVCGPSRCSLLTGKHGGHAAWRANFGTAPVPDWPPSYPLLGEVAKAAGYTTAGFGKLSVGGACKPETITHTGWDYWLGYLGHVDCRSFYGTHIWENGVKKPIPENARNKIREHVPVLGEHGVFTEDLYTDKIIDFMTENKGKPFFVYFASTVPHGDAKTVPFQGLWTPSLEGYDQLDGHELTKLEQLYAALMTRHDRNVGRIVEALQELELAENTIVIWTSDNGDEDSYYGRTKTWDGNGPFRMYKRYLYEGGIRVPLIASWPGTIPAGSTTDQWTTQYDLMPTIADAGGLAKSDQMDGISILPTLRNQPDQQEPREYLYWEFYERANQQAVHLEKWKGYRVNGLKGKVELYDLSTDVAEEKDVAADFPEVVQRIEKIMLDEHETHPFKRWQLPGLDDSTIGDQKATGAKVDQ comes from the coding sequence ATGACGAATAGACGATCAGCAAACATTTCGGCCATTGTCTTCGCCCTGCTCTTTGCAGGCATCGCCGCGCTCAGCCTCAACGCCGCCCCGACGAAACAGCCGTTCAACGAAGATGAAAACGAGCCGATCACGCAAGTCCGCGAAACTGGAGTGGTCGCGAACGCCGATCCGCTGGTGGGCAAAACAAAGTCGCGTCAGCCCAACATCATCTACATCAACACCGATGATTGGGGGATCGGCAAAGTTCCCTGCTACAAGCTTGATGACGCCAGTATGAAAATCATCAAGACGCCGAATCTGGACCGTCTGGCGGCAAACGGAATGAGATTCACGCGAGCCTATGCCGGCAATGCCGTTTGCGGTCCGTCTCGTTGTAGTCTGCTGACCGGCAAACACGGTGGTCACGCGGCGTGGCGAGCCAATTTCGGTACGGCTCCGGTCCCGGACTGGCCGCCAAGTTACCCGTTGCTTGGAGAAGTCGCGAAGGCTGCGGGCTACACGACCGCGGGCTTTGGCAAACTTAGTGTCGGAGGAGCATGCAAGCCAGAAACGATCACGCACACGGGATGGGATTACTGGCTGGGCTACCTCGGTCACGTAGATTGCCGCAGTTTTTACGGAACCCACATTTGGGAAAACGGCGTCAAGAAACCGATTCCCGAAAACGCGCGCAACAAAATCCGCGAACACGTTCCGGTGCTGGGCGAACACGGTGTCTTTACCGAAGATCTCTACACCGACAAGATCATCGATTTCATGACGGAGAACAAAGGGAAGCCCTTTTTCGTTTACTTCGCCAGCACCGTGCCGCATGGAGACGCGAAGACCGTTCCCTTTCAGGGGCTGTGGACGCCGTCACTCGAAGGCTACGACCAACTCGACGGCCACGAACTCACGAAACTTGAGCAGCTTTACGCCGCGCTGATGACGCGACACGATCGAAATGTTGGACGCATTGTGGAAGCCTTGCAAGAGCTTGAGCTTGCTGAAAATACCATCGTGATCTGGACCTCCGACAATGGCGATGAAGACAGCTATTACGGGCGAACGAAAACGTGGGACGGCAATGGTCCGTTTCGAATGTACAAACGTTACCTTTACGAAGGCGGGATTCGTGTTCCCCTGATTGCCAGTTGGCCCGGCACGATCCCGGCGGGTTCAACGACCGACCAGTGGACCACGCAATACGATTTGATGCCGACGATCGCCGATGCAGGCGGGTTGGCCAAGTCCGATCAGATGGACGGCATTTCGATACTTCCAACGTTGCGCAACCAACCTGACCAACAGGAACCGCGAGAGTATCTCTATTGGGAGTTCTACGAGCGAGCAAATCAACAGGCGGTTCACCTTGAAAAATGGAAGGGCTATCGAGTCAACGGCTTGAAAGGGAAAGTCGAGCTTTACGACTTGAGCACGGATGTTGCCGAAGAGAAGGATGTTGCCGCAGATTTCCCGGAAGTAGTTCAGCGAATCGAGAAAATCATGCTTGATGAACATGAGACTCATCCGTTCAAGCGTTGGCAACTTCCGGGCTTGGACGATTCGACGATTGGCGATCAGAAAGCCACCGGCGCGAAAGTCGACCAATAG
- a CDS encoding succinylglutamate desuccinylase/aspartoacylase family protein, with protein sequence MPVERQTIDDWNGQRVLPGESKDIFLAVSESYSGMTVKIPVHVRRAKADGPTIFVTGALHGDEINGTGAIRQLVQDEELSLVRGSVILVPVLNILAFDRHSRYLPDRRDLNRAFPGSETGSLAGRMARTIFDEIVMRCDYGIDLHSASVRRTNYPNVRGDLQNPEVKRIAEAFGCEIIMDGKGPKKALRREACEAGCHTIVMEAGEVFKVEPGIVESSVRGVKNVLVELNMLDQEPESPDYQVTVKKSKWIRAEKGGFLEFHVKPGEVIEKGQPISTNTNLLGRDRHTVSAPFDAVVIGMTTLPAISPGEPICNLGMLPKSVKPAELRKLRRKEQGLEGRVVEELASNLLVVKPELDD encoded by the coding sequence ATGCCAGTTGAACGACAAACGATTGATGACTGGAATGGTCAACGCGTGCTTCCGGGAGAATCGAAAGACATTTTCCTCGCAGTCAGCGAAAGCTATAGCGGGATGACTGTCAAAATTCCTGTTCACGTCCGACGTGCCAAAGCAGACGGGCCAACCATTTTTGTCACCGGTGCGTTGCACGGCGATGAGATTAACGGCACGGGTGCGATTCGCCAGCTGGTTCAGGACGAAGAACTGTCGTTGGTAAGAGGTTCGGTGATCCTCGTTCCCGTGCTCAACATTCTCGCGTTTGATCGTCATTCGCGATATCTGCCGGACCGACGCGATTTGAATCGTGCGTTTCCGGGATCAGAAACTGGAAGCTTGGCAGGTCGAATGGCTCGGACCATTTTCGACGAAATCGTGATGCGTTGCGACTATGGCATCGACCTTCATAGCGCTTCGGTTCGCCGCACGAACTATCCGAACGTGAGAGGCGATTTGCAGAACCCGGAAGTCAAACGGATCGCGGAAGCTTTCGGTTGCGAGATCATTATGGACGGCAAAGGGCCCAAGAAAGCACTGCGGCGAGAGGCCTGCGAGGCCGGTTGTCACACCATTGTCATGGAAGCCGGAGAGGTCTTTAAAGTGGAACCCGGGATCGTCGAATCTTCGGTACGCGGGGTTAAAAACGTGCTGGTAGAGTTAAACATGCTGGACCAGGAACCTGAGAGCCCTGACTATCAGGTCACGGTCAAGAAATCGAAATGGATTCGCGCGGAAAAAGGTGGCTTTCTGGAGTTTCATGTGAAGCCCGGTGAGGTGATCGAAAAAGGCCAACCGATTTCAACTAACACGAACTTGCTGGGCCGCGACCGTCACACCGTTTCTGCGCCTTTCGACGCAGTGGTGATCGGCATGACGACTTTACCAGCGATCAGCCCAGGCGAACCGATTTGCAATCTGGGTATGCTACCCAAATCCGTGAAACCGGCTGAGCTAAGAAAGCTGCGAAGAAAAGAGCAGGGCCTGGAAGGCCGCGTCGTTGAAGAACTCGCATCAAACCTTCTGGTGGTCAAGCCAGAGCTGGATGACTGA
- a CDS encoding DUF1559 family PulG-like putative transporter yields the protein MRSPSKRIRKGFTLVELLVVIAIIGILVGLLLPAVQAAREAARRAGCQNNLRQLILASTNYISAYDRFPPGSGPMTLQGGGMAQFGGSWIGEILPQMDMQTLANQLAAGEGACPTNEDMQHKCAQMAIPVAALYCPSSKQKDYEATDTLLAGATTHYIGCSGPVSTDSSGSYPSYDAGTGYGPIGVGGVFSPFLKRGATYPTYSKKTAIGTQDIGDGMSNTIAYGETSRSSVNGGFLAHRAGWTFGATGTPTTIGGRVVFVPSRTLTVKSVGVDGINANRDYFAEPEFENTHCFNSAHPGGAQFAFADGSVHFVDDGIEINILRSLSSIDGAEVVSAGDF from the coding sequence ATGAGATCCCCTTCGAAGAGAATCCGTAAAGGATTTACGCTTGTTGAACTGCTGGTCGTGATCGCAATCATTGGCATCCTTGTCGGATTGCTGTTGCCCGCAGTACAAGCCGCACGGGAAGCTGCCCGGCGAGCAGGTTGCCAGAACAATTTGCGGCAATTGATTTTGGCTTCGACGAATTACATCTCCGCCTACGATCGGTTTCCGCCTGGTTCCGGGCCGATGACTTTGCAAGGCGGAGGCATGGCTCAGTTTGGCGGCAGTTGGATCGGAGAGATTCTGCCGCAAATGGATATGCAGACGCTGGCCAATCAGTTGGCCGCTGGTGAGGGAGCCTGTCCAACCAATGAGGACATGCAGCATAAGTGTGCTCAAATGGCGATCCCGGTCGCGGCTCTCTATTGCCCGTCATCAAAACAGAAGGACTACGAGGCGACCGATACATTGCTGGCGGGCGCGACGACACACTACATCGGTTGTTCGGGGCCGGTCTCGACTGATTCGAGCGGATCTTACCCTTCATACGATGCGGGAACTGGATACGGTCCGATCGGAGTTGGCGGAGTGTTTTCACCGTTTCTCAAGCGGGGCGCGACCTATCCTACGTACTCGAAGAAAACAGCGATCGGAACGCAAGACATCGGCGATGGAATGTCAAACACGATCGCCTATGGAGAAACTTCACGCTCAAGCGTAAACGGTGGATTCCTTGCCCATCGAGCGGGCTGGACTTTCGGCGCAACGGGAACTCCAACGACGATCGGCGGCCGCGTTGTGTTTGTTCCAAGTCGAACGCTGACGGTGAAGAGCGTCGGCGTCGATGGGATCAATGCGAATCGGGACTACTTCGCAGAACCGGAGTTCGAGAACACGCATTGCTTCAACAGTGCGCATCCTGGCGGAGCCCAATTTGCGTTTGCTGACGGCTCGGTGCATTTTGTTGATGACGGAATCGAGATCAACATTCTGCGTTCGCTTTCCAGCATCGATGGTGCAGAAGTCGTATCAGCAGGCGATTTTTAG
- a CDS encoding sulfatase, which produces MTELPFKTFLRRIVLVAMLTSVFVNFAAAQDRKNVLFIAVDDLRPELGCYGKQYMTTPNIDALASRGVLFESAYCMVPTCGASRAAVMSGRRPAPTRFRNYLTWLSKEVPDAMPLHAQFKNDGYTAISIGKIFHHMDDHADDWSEPPVRHQRIRYFNEPARQASIAEHKRKYPNSNRERRGPASESADVADEEYGDGQSATVAIEKLEQFSKNPEQPFFLAVGFNKPHLPFIAPKKYWDMYDRSEIKIAENHQTPDDVPKVALHQSGELRAYSDIPPRGPMDESKAIDLIHGYRASISFIDAQIGRIIETLDRTGLAEDTIIVLWSDHGWQLGEHGLWNKHSCFETSMWTPLIISVPGDDAIKAGQRATGIVELIDLYPTICELSGVAAPENLDGNSLVPALQDPAVELKPYAIGRYQFGDTIRTKDFRYTEFRGKAGGSSGKGPVGMGKIMGRMMFSHASDPNENENVANKDRFQDAMQQLSAELNANKGQPYEK; this is translated from the coding sequence ATGACTGAATTGCCCTTCAAGACTTTCTTGCGCCGCATCGTTCTTGTGGCCATGCTGACTTCCGTTTTTGTAAACTTCGCCGCAGCTCAGGACAGGAAAAACGTGCTGTTTATCGCTGTCGATGACCTGCGGCCGGAACTTGGCTGCTACGGCAAGCAGTACATGACGACACCCAATATCGACGCGCTTGCTTCGAGAGGCGTGTTGTTTGAAAGTGCCTACTGCATGGTGCCAACCTGCGGGGCAAGCCGTGCCGCTGTTATGAGCGGACGGCGTCCGGCTCCGACTCGGTTTCGAAACTACCTGACGTGGTTGAGCAAAGAAGTTCCTGACGCGATGCCGCTGCATGCCCAGTTCAAGAACGACGGCTACACGGCGATCAGCATTGGAAAAATCTTTCACCACATGGATGATCACGCGGACGACTGGTCAGAGCCGCCGGTCCGTCACCAGAGAATCCGGTACTTCAATGAACCTGCGAGACAGGCGTCGATCGCGGAACACAAACGGAAGTATCCCAACTCCAATCGCGAACGGCGTGGCCCGGCGTCGGAGTCCGCGGATGTCGCTGATGAGGAGTACGGCGATGGCCAGTCGGCGACGGTGGCGATTGAAAAGCTGGAACAGTTTTCGAAAAATCCAGAGCAACCTTTCTTTCTGGCGGTTGGCTTTAACAAGCCGCATCTTCCGTTCATCGCGCCGAAGAAGTATTGGGACATGTACGATCGAAGCGAAATCAAAATCGCTGAAAACCATCAAACGCCTGACGATGTTCCCAAGGTTGCTCTGCACCAATCTGGCGAACTGAGAGCGTACTCGGATATTCCGCCGCGAGGACCGATGGACGAGTCAAAAGCAATCGATTTGATCCACGGCTACCGCGCATCGATCAGCTTTATCGACGCTCAAATTGGGCGGATCATCGAAACGCTTGACCGAACGGGCCTGGCGGAAGACACAATTATTGTCCTGTGGAGCGACCACGGTTGGCAGCTTGGCGAACACGGTTTGTGGAACAAGCACAGCTGTTTTGAAACTTCGATGTGGACGCCGCTGATCATTTCGGTTCCCGGTGATGATGCGATCAAAGCAGGCCAGCGTGCGACCGGAATCGTGGAATTGATCGATCTTTATCCGACGATCTGCGAGCTGTCCGGCGTCGCTGCACCGGAAAACCTGGACGGCAATAGCTTGGTTCCAGCGTTGCAGGATCCCGCCGTGGAATTGAAACCTTACGCCATCGGTCGCTATCAATTCGGCGACACGATCCGGACCAAGGACTTTCGCTATACCGAGTTTCGCGGCAAAGCCGGCGGCAGTTCCGGCAAAGGCCCCGTTGGAATGGGCAAGATCATGGGCCGCATGATGTTCAGCCACGCTTCGGACCCCAACGAAAATGAAAACGTCGCGAACAAGGATCGTTTTCAGGACGCAATGCAACAACTTTCCGCAGAGCTGAACGCCAACAAAGGCCAGCCCTACGAAAAGTAA